A genomic stretch from Candidatus Cloacimonadota bacterium includes:
- the dinB gene encoding DNA polymerase IV, whose protein sequence is MNKIIHIDMDAYFAAIEIREDPSLRGKCVIVGGNPNGRGVVSTCSYEARKFGVHSGMSSHQAWKLCPQGIFLRCRFKLYKEVSEQIRAVFFSYTDLVETMSLDEAYLDVTTNKAGLDDPVEIARRIKADILAATQLTCSAGVSFNKFLAKIGSELEKPDGLSVITPEKAQEILFNLPIGKFYGVGRVTAARMKKMGIHTGEDLHRQELRDLTRVFGKMGLYFYQVVRGIDNRAVITESDPKSISCENTFHTDLSSIEELLEELKDLVDRLVNRLAFRNIQARNLILKIKYDNFECVTRSCPLPEVSSEKALLFEYAQKLLVTNWDRGRKIRLLGVGVGKLDLGESDGSEQLELPV, encoded by the coding sequence GTGAACAAGATCATCCACATCGACATGGACGCTTATTTCGCGGCGATTGAGATTCGCGAGGACCCCTCGCTGAGGGGAAAATGTGTGATCGTTGGCGGCAACCCCAATGGCCGGGGTGTGGTTTCCACCTGTTCATACGAAGCGCGCAAATTTGGCGTTCACAGCGGCATGAGTTCGCATCAGGCCTGGAAGCTCTGCCCTCAGGGAATCTTTTTGCGCTGCCGTTTCAAGCTGTATAAAGAGGTCTCGGAGCAGATTCGGGCCGTCTTTTTCAGCTATACCGATCTTGTGGAAACGATGTCCCTGGATGAAGCATATCTGGACGTTACCACAAACAAAGCGGGGCTGGATGATCCCGTGGAGATCGCACGGCGCATCAAAGCCGACATTCTGGCCGCCACCCAACTCACTTGTTCGGCCGGGGTTTCCTTCAACAAATTCCTGGCCAAGATCGGCTCCGAATTGGAGAAACCGGACGGCCTGAGCGTGATCACGCCGGAAAAAGCGCAGGAAATCCTGTTCAATCTGCCCATCGGGAAATTCTATGGCGTAGGCCGGGTCACCGCTGCCAGGATGAAGAAAATGGGCATCCACACCGGAGAGGACCTGCACCGCCAGGAACTGCGCGATCTGACGCGCGTCTTTGGCAAAATGGGACTCTATTTCTATCAGGTGGTGCGGGGTATCGACAACCGCGCCGTGATCACCGAGTCCGACCCCAAATCCATCAGCTGCGAAAACACTTTCCACACCGATCTAAGCTCTATCGAAGAACTGCTGGAGGAACTGAAAGACTTGGTGGACAGGCTGGTTAACCGTCTGGCTTTTCGCAACATTCAGGCCCGAAACCTGATCCTCAAGATAAAATACGATAACTTTGAGTGCGTCACCCGCAGCTGCCCGCTGCCCGAAGTGAGTTCCGAAAAAGCTCTGCTTTTCGAATACGCCCAGAAACTGCTGGTGACAAACTGGGATAGGGGCCGCAAAATCCGCCTCCTGGGAGTGGGGGTGGGCAAACTGGACTT
- a CDS encoding OmpA family protein, protein MKKTAIILLLVGMAALAFGQIRSPGSRYAQEGLEYYQRGEYNRAIREFLSADRSADGRVPEYHYWLGRLHIAVADTASAMRWFDKYLDSGDKQYQSQVDNYLRIVQRQKKIFSKVNIRPLPDYVNSRNSDYGAILDPEGKYLYFTSLRPAKKGKENIWRSEIFSSGFGQPELVDELSTDKNEAFGCFSADPQGAWIFGNYETNKRDGDIYFVPRTDKWFQPQNISQLNSSQVETHPMVFRDRLLFFASSREGGYGGTDIYVSEKIGGIWTQPQNLGPMINTPENEQTPFLDWDGRTLYFSSRGHPGFGGYDLFKAYRIGTTWQEWSLPENLGLPVNSTRNDRYFYHVRGSNEGYISSDRQVSGFEKIYQINFSLARPTSYLVREADGSVRSVDVEYVAPALRKPADEETIFARIDESLETIRQGLPKPGFVPAPLGREPQPTEALAEDVEPIIIRVEGSVHDQFGEAVLTEVQISGETNGQRTVEVFNTNSLGNFLGTLPLADTYTAVINTPGYLVHQQIIQDPRSLARVKLDIELQKLEKKASLSLPDILFENGSSELGSGATAELDLLVMSLLTNQGLKVKLSGHAWESGSTAENKDLSERRARAVADYLISKGIAKKRVSWKAYGNTRTLDPQTEPSALGKSRRVEILLQM, encoded by the coding sequence ATGAAAAAAACAGCGATCATTCTGCTGCTGGTCGGCATGGCAGCCCTGGCTTTCGGCCAGATCAGGTCTCCGGGCTCGCGCTACGCGCAGGAGGGCCTGGAATATTATCAGCGTGGCGAATACAACCGGGCCATCCGTGAATTCCTAAGCGCGGACCGCTCCGCTGACGGCAGGGTCCCGGAATACCATTACTGGCTGGGAAGGCTGCACATTGCCGTTGCGGATACCGCCAGCGCGATGCGGTGGTTCGACAAATACCTTGATTCCGGAGATAAGCAGTATCAATCCCAGGTTGACAATTATCTACGGATAGTGCAGCGCCAGAAAAAGATATTCAGCAAGGTGAACATCCGTCCTCTGCCGGATTATGTGAACAGCCGCAATTCAGATTACGGCGCCATCCTGGACCCCGAGGGAAAGTACCTCTATTTCACTTCCCTCCGTCCGGCTAAAAAAGGCAAGGAAAACATCTGGCGTTCGGAGATTTTCAGCTCCGGATTTGGCCAGCCGGAGCTGGTAGATGAACTTTCCACCGACAAAAACGAAGCTTTCGGCTGCTTCTCCGCCGATCCACAGGGCGCCTGGATATTTGGCAACTACGAAACCAACAAACGCGACGGCGACATCTATTTCGTGCCCCGCACCGATAAATGGTTCCAGCCCCAAAACATCTCCCAACTTAACTCCTCGCAGGTGGAAACCCATCCCATGGTTTTCCGCGACCGGCTGCTCTTTTTCGCCTCCTCCCGGGAAGGCGGATACGGCGGCACGGATATCTATGTAAGTGAAAAGATCGGCGGCATCTGGACCCAACCTCAAAACCTGGGGCCGATGATCAACACACCGGAAAACGAACAAACGCCTTTCCTGGATTGGGACGGAAGAACACTGTATTTCTCGTCCCGCGGCCATCCCGGCTTCGGCGGTTATGACCTCTTCAAGGCTTACCGGATCGGCACCACCTGGCAGGAATGGTCTTTGCCAGAAAATCTGGGCCTGCCGGTGAATTCCACCCGCAATGACCGCTATTTCTACCATGTCCGCGGCAGCAACGAAGGCTATATAAGCTCCGACCGCCAGGTAAGCGGTTTTGAAAAGATCTACCAGATCAATTTCTCGCTCGCCAGGCCCACCAGCTATCTCGTTCGTGAAGCCGACGGCTCTGTCCGTAGCGTGGATGTCGAATATGTGGCCCCCGCCCTGAGGAAGCCAGCTGACGAGGAAACCATCTTTGCTCGGATCGACGAGAGCTTGGAAACCATCAGGCAGGGCCTGCCCAAACCTGGTTTCGTGCCTGCTCCCCTGGGACGCGAACCTCAACCCACAGAAGCCTTGGCGGAAGACGTTGAACCCATCATTATCCGGGTTGAAGGCTCTGTGCATGACCAGTTTGGCGAGGCTGTGCTGACCGAGGTCCAGATCAGCGGCGAAACGAATGGGCAGAGGACAGTTGAAGTGTTCAACACCAATTCCCTGGGCAATTTCCTCGGCACCCTGCCCTTGGCGGATACCTATACCGCGGTTATAAACACCCCCGGATACCTCGTTCACCAGCAAATCATCCAGGACCCGAGGTCATTGGCCAGGGTCAAGCTGGACATCGAGCTGCAAAAACTGGAGAAAAAAGCCAGTCTCAGCCTGCCTGACATCCTTTTCGAAAACGGCAGTTCTGAGCTTGGAAGCGGGGCCACCGCGGAATTGGACCTGCTGGTGATGAGCCTGCTCACCAACCAGGGCCTGAAGGTCAAACTTTCCGGGCATGCCTGGGAATCTGGTTCCACGGCCGAGAACAAGGACCTCTCTGAGCGTCGCGCCCGTGCCGTGGCAGACTATCTTATCAGCAAAGGCATCGCCAAAAAACGCGTATCGTGGAAAGCCTATGGCAACACCCGCACCCTGGATCCCCAAACCGAACCTTCCGCCCTCGGCAAGAGCCGCAGGGTGGAGATTCTGCTGCAAATGTAA